AGATTCCGATTTCGATCGTCACGGTTTCGGATTGTAGCGCCGGATTCCGGGGACACCCTACTGATTTCGCTGCGCCCGTGATCGGGGGCGAGTCGTGCCCCGAAGAGGGGAATCGATAGGGTGTCCCCGAGCTCGTGCTACCGAACGAGGATCAGCTTCACCGTCCGCGCGCCGTCTCTCGTCTCGATCCGCGAGAAGTACGCGCCCGAAGGGAGCGGCGCGCCGCCATCGTCGGTGCCGTCCCACTCGATCGTTGTGATCCCCGCGGGAATCTCGCGCGCGAGGAGCGTCCTCACGGCGCGCCCGCGCGCATCGTAAACGAGAAGCCGTGCCGCGGCCTTTTCCGGCAGAGAGACAACGATCGTCGTCGACGGGTTGAACGGGTTCGGGCGGGCGGCGAGATCGATCCGGGACGAGAGGGGAACTCCGGATTCCCCGCGCGCGACGGATGTGATCGCGCACTCTTGGAGGAAGGTCACGCGTCCGTCCGACGCGAGCAGGTCTTGGAACTGGATCCACGAAGAGGCATTTCCCTTGAGGTGGAAATCGAGCCAGAGCGAGAGATACTCGATCGTGATCCCGTGCTGTACGGCCCTCGTGATCGTCGGGCTCGGGCAGCCGGTCTCTCCGAGGCTGCACGTGAAGTTGTACGCGGCGAACTGGCAGTGGCTCGCTCCCGTGATGTTCACGTACGTCTTGCAGCCGGAGGCGAGGGCGTCGTACATCGGGATCTGATGCTGCGAGGGGGGCGTCACGCAGTCGCGCGATCCGGCGAGGAGAAGCGACGGGACCGTGATCGAGCCGGCGGCGGCGATCGCCGAGGGATTCGTTTCGGCGGCCGCGAAGTTGGCGAGCGCCGTGATCGTGGGGTCCTCGGCCGCGGCGAGAAAGCTCGCTCCTCCTCCCATCGAGTGGCCCATCACGGCGGCCGCGTCGGAGACGCGCTCGTAGAAGAGCGAGCCGGAGTTCGCCCCTTCCGCACGGAGCTTGGCGACGAGAAACGCGAGGTCCTTTCCGAACTCCCCGTGGCTCGGCGTGAGGCTGCCCTCGGTGCGCGGGAGCGCGACGATGAAGCCGTCCGGCACGAGGCCGTTCCAAACGAACGAGTAGATGTCGTACGGAAGAAGAAAGCCGTGCCCGAACGTCACGACCGGGAAGAGACCCTCCGCGACCGGGACGTTCTCGCCCGCGGTGAGCGCCGGATAGTAGATTTCAGTCGGGATGCTCCTGTTTCCGCGAGCCGGATCCTGATAGGTGACGCTCGTGTGCCCGACCGCGAAGGCCTCCGCCTCGCCGGCTCGGAGGCCGACGGCAACAATCGCGGACAAGAGGAAAAGGGCAAGGATGATTCGGGATCGCCCGGCGCGTGGACGATTCGTCTTGTCCATGGCGGAGGATTTCCTCCTGCTTGTTCCGAATTCTTCAAGGGAGAGAGAATTTCATGGTGAATTCTAACACAAATCGACGGATCGCGCCGCATCGAAACGCGGGCGCTCGGCGGTCAGCCGCGCGCCGGCGAGCGCTCGGAATCGAGGGTCCTTGGAAGGAAGCGCCCGCGTCCCTCGCGGCCGACCACGCGGTAGTCGTCGACGATCACCTCGCCCCGCGAGAGGGTCGTGCGGGCGAAGCCGGCGAGCTCCCAGCCTTCGTAGGGGGACCAATCGGCGTTCGTTTCCATCCTCGCGGGATCGACGGGGAAGGTCCTTGTCGGATGGATGATTGTGAGATCCGCGTCGGATCCCTCGCGGATCGTTCCTTTCTTGGGATAGAGCCCCATGATCCTCGCGGGGGAAGCGGAAAGACGGTCCGCCATCTGCTCGAGCGACAGCTTCCCCTCGAGAACCCCTTTCGTGTAAACGATCGGGAGGAGGGTTTCGAGTCCCGGAAGACCCGTCGGGATCTTCGTCCAGTCCCCGCCCCATCGGTCCTTCTGCGCGCGCGTGAACGTGCAGGTGTCGGTGGCGACGGTGGAGAGAACTCCCTCGCGAAGGGCTCGCCAGAGCCGCCCGCCGTCTTCCTTCTTCTTCACCTGCGG
The Candidatus Eisenbacteria bacterium genome window above contains:
- a CDS encoding T9SS type A sorting domain-containing protein, yielding MDKTNRPRAGRSRIILALFLLSAIVAVGLRAGEAEAFAVGHTSVTYQDPARGNRSIPTEIYYPALTAGENVPVAEGLFPVVTFGHGFLLPYDIYSFVWNGLVPDGFIVALPRTEGSLTPSHGEFGKDLAFLVAKLRAEGANSGSLFYERVSDAAAVMGHSMGGGASFLAAAEDPTITALANFAAAETNPSAIAAAGSITVPSLLLAGSRDCVTPPSQHQIPMYDALASGCKTYVNITGASHCQFAAYNFTCSLGETGCPSPTITRAVQHGITIEYLSLWLDFHLKGNASSWIQFQDLLASDGRVTFLQECAITSVARGESGVPLSSRIDLAARPNPFNPSTTIVVSLPEKAAARLLVYDARGRAVRTLLAREIPAGITTIEWDGTDDGGAPLPSGAYFSRIETRDGARTVKLILVR